In Candidatus Methylomirabilota bacterium, the DNA window GGCGTGGGCGCTGGCCGGGATGATCGTCTTGGCGCCCTCGCCCTGGAAGCCTCCCCAGATGCCGTTGACGTCGAGCGTGGGCCGAGCGCCACGGCGCTCGAGGGTCGTGTATCCCGGCTCCCCGACGAGCGTCGGGAGCCCCAGCTCCTCCCGGTAGGCCTCTTCATCGAAGGGCAGGGCCGCGAACGCCTCCCGATCTCGATCGCTCAGCGGGACCACGTCGTCGTAGAAGCCGGGCACCAGGATCCGGCCGTCTGCGCTCTTGAGCGCAGCGATGAGGTGGGCCAGCGCGTTGCCCGGATTCTGGACGGCTCCGCCGTAGACGCCCGAGTGGAGGTCGACCGCCGTCCCCAGGACGTCCACCTGGAAGTAGCTGATGCCCCGCAGGCCGAGCGTGATCGCCGGGAGATTCCCCTCGAAGAAGCCGGTGTCGCTGATCACCGCGAGGTCGGCCGTCAACCGATCCCGGTGTTCATCGAGCCAGCGATCGAGGTTCACGGAGGTTCCCTCCTCCTCGCCCTCGAACAGGAACTTGAGGTTGACCGGCAGCCGGCCGCGGGTGGCCAGGATGGCCTCCGCGGCCCGCAGGTGCATGTGCACCTGGGCCTTGTCGTCGGCCGCGCCCCGGGCGAGCATCCGGCCGTCGCGGATGAGCGGCTCGAACGGCGCCTTCTCCCATTCCTCGATGGGATCCGGTGGCTGGACGTCGTAGTGCCCGTACACGAGGATCGTTGGCGCTCCCTCCGCATGGAGCCAGTCGCCGTACACGAGGGGGTGGCCGCCGGTCTCGGCCACCTCGACGTGCTCGACTCCCATCGTCCGCAGCTCATCCGCCAGGAACTCGGCGGCCCGCCGACAATCCGCCGCGTTCTCGGGCAAGGCCGACACGGACGGGATGCGCAGGAATGCCTCGTATGACGCGAGCCGACGGTCGTGATTGGCATCGAGATAGGTCTCCAGGGCATCGGTGGTGGCGGTCATCGGGTCCTCCGGTGGCGGGAAGGGGTAGAT includes these proteins:
- a CDS encoding dipeptidase, with amino-acid sequence MTATTDALETYLDANHDRRLASYEAFLRIPSVSALPENAADCRRAAEFLADELRTMGVEHVEVAETGGHPLVYGDWLHAEGAPTILVYGHYDVQPPDPIEEWEKAPFEPLIRDGRMLARGAADDKAQVHMHLRAAEAILATRGRLPVNLKFLFEGEEEGTSVNLDRWLDEHRDRLTADLAVISDTGFFEGNLPAITLGLRGISYFQVDVLGTAVDLHSGVYGGAVQNPGNALAHLIAALKSADGRILVPGFYDDVVPLSDRDREAFAALPFDEEAYREELGLPTLVGEPGYTTLERRGARPTLDVNGIWGGFQGEGAKTIIPASAHAKISCRLVVNQEPDKIYELVRAHILRAAPEGCRVEVTNLGGGLPGLTPMDHPATQAAVRALEATFGQRPLFIREGGSIPVCASFASILGLPVVLLGFANPDCNAHAPNESMILANYETGIRTIVRYWDELAAIPEALRA